A genomic window from Candidatus Pelagisphaera phototrophica includes:
- the trxA gene encoding thioredoxin, which translates to MSAITTLNEQNFKDTISSAAVPVLVDFWAPWCGPCKAIAPILEELSGELDGKVQITKVNVDENSAIAAEYNIRAIPTLLLFKNGSLADQFVGMVGKDDLKAKLEAHA; encoded by the coding sequence ATGTCAGCAATCACTACACTGAACGAACAGAACTTTAAAGACACGATCAGCTCTGCTGCCGTGCCGGTACTCGTCGATTTTTGGGCGCCATGGTGCGGACCGTGCAAGGCGATCGCTCCCATCCTAGAGGAACTCTCAGGAGAGCTGGATGGAAAAGTTCAAATCACAAAGGTTAATGTCGACGAGAACAGCGCCATTGCAGCCGAGTACAATATTCGCGCAATCCCTACGCTTCTATTGTTCAAGAACGGCTCACTCGCCGACCAGTTTGTCGGCATGGTGGGAAAAGATGATCTCAAGGCTAAGCTCGAAGCTCACGCATAA